Below is a window of Spirochaetota bacterium DNA.
AATTAATGCTCCAGCACCTCCTATTGCAGCAAAGTATATAGCTTTATTTTTTATCAGACTTTCTATAACCTCCTTGCTTCTGTTTCCCTTTCCAATAATTCCTTTTAATCCATTATCAAGTAATTTAGGTGTAAATGGGTCCATTCTTCCACTTGTTGTTGGACCTGCACTTCCAATAACCTCTCCAGGTTTTGCAGGTGTTGGGCCTACATAATAAATAATATTCCCACTTAATTCTATAGGAAGTTTTTCTCCTTTTTCAATGACTTCAATAAGTCTCTTATGTGCCATATCTCTTGCTGTATATATTTTACCTGAAATATAAACCTCATCACCAGCAAACAATCTATCTATAACTTCATCTACTAATGGTGTACTAATTTTAATCATAAAAACCTCTATATTAATTTTAAGATTAAAAATAAATTAAATCTTTTAATTATTTATTAACCAAATTTACTATAATTTATAATAAATTCAATATATTAAAATTAATATTTTCAAGATATTTTTAGTATTTAGGTTGTTAATTTAAAATAAAATTAAACAAAACTATTAAGATGAATTTTTTTTTAATATAATTTTAATTAAAATAATTAATAAATTAAAATTATTAAATAATTTATTGATATTTTTTATAAAAAATATTAATATTAAATTACTATTTTATTATTTGAAAATAAATAATTTATGATTAATTTAATATTTAAAATCATTACTAAATTATTTTTACCACCATCTATTTTTATAATTTTACTTATAACATCAAGTTTATA
It encodes the following:
- a CDS encoding Fe-S-containing hydro-lyase encodes the protein MIKISTPLVDEVIDRLFAGDEVYISGKIYTARDMAHKRLIEVIEKGEKLPIELSGNIIYYVGPTPAKPGEVIGSAGPTTSGRMDPFTPKLLDNGLKGIIGKGNRSKEVIESLIKNKAIYFAAIGGAGALISRCIKSSKIICYEDLQTEAIRELIVEDFPVIVAIDCRGNNIYKIGPERYRKIN